GCGTTGTTACGACCCCCATCGTTGCCGCGTCGGTGATCTCCATCGCGTCTTCGTCGCTAAGCCCCATGATCTCGGTCAACGCAGAACGTCCGCGATTTACCCGGCTTTTGATCGTGCCGACCTTCACGCCACACATGTCCGCGGCTTCTTCGTAGGAAAAGCCCTGTGCGCCGACCAGGATCAACGCCTCGCGCTGCTCGTCGGTCAGCTTCGTGAAGGCCTGCTTGAAGTCGGTCAGCTGCAAAACGCCATCATGGGCGGGTTTTTCCGCTAACCCTTCCGCGAAGACGCCGTCGACGTCGGCGACCTCCCGCTTCAGTTTGCGGCGGCTGGAATAGAACGTGTTGCGCAATATGGTAAAGAGCCAGGCACGCAAATTCGTGCCGACCTGAAACTTTTCGATATTCGTCCACGCCTTCACCAGCGTGTCTTGGACCATGTCGTCAGCCGTGGCGCTGTTGCGTGTCAGGGACATCGCAAAAGCGCGCATTGCGGGGATGTGCTCTGCAAGCTCGTCCCGCGGATCGTTACTTTTCATTCGACGATCCCTGTTGTTCGGTCTGCTGCTTCAACTGGGCAAGCAAATCCTTGAAGCGGTCGGGCACATCTTCTTCAAGACTTTCCCGAAAAACGCGCTTGAGATTCTCATCGATTTCTTCATCGCGCTTTGAATTTTTGTCGGCTGGGGCCATATCTAAAGGCGTTCCTGTATAAAACTGCTACCACATGCGTTTTCTAGGGAACGCAACTCGGCATTGGGGCGTTTGGTTCCAAATAAAAAAACATTAGGACGGATCACATGAGCGAAGTCTCCTCTCAACATGATGTTACGGCAGAAATTGGCAAGGCTCTGCCTTACCTTCGCCGCTATGCGCGGGCGTTGACCGGTGCCCAGTCGAGCGGCGATCGATATGCCGCCGCTGCGTTGGAGGCGATCTTGGAAGACCGCTCCATGCTGGACGATGTCGCACCGAAAATCGGCCTGTTTCGCGCGTTCAACAAAATCTGGCGCTCCAGCGGTGCCCCAATCGAAGACTCCGCCAACGATCTGGAGGCGAAGGCGCAAGAGCATCTCGCCAAGTTGACGACCAACACCCGCGAGGCGCTTCTGTTGCATACTGTAGAAGAGTTCTCTTTCGAGGAATCGGCGCAGATCATGGAAGTGTCGGCAGAAGAAGCCGCCGAGCTGGTTCAGATCGCCCGCAACGAGATGAGCAAATCCGCCTCTGGCCGCCTGATGATCATCGAAGACGAAGCGCTTATCTCCGTCGACTTGAAAGCCATCGCCAACAGCATGGGCCACGAAGTCACCGGCATCGCGCGCACCCACGCGCAGGCGACCGAGCTGGCCGCCAAGGATCGTCCGGAATTGATCCTCGCTGACATTCATCTTGCCGACAATTCGTCGGGGATCGAGGCGGTTAACGAGATCATCAAGGATATGGGCGAGATCCCGGTGGTCTTCATCACCGCCTACCCTGAGCGCCTGCTCACCGGCGAAAAGCACGAGCCGGCCTTCCTGATTTCCAAACCCTATACCGAGGACCAGGTCCGCTCCGCGATCAGTCAAGCGATGTTCTTCTCGTCTACTGAGACCCTGCGGGCCTAAATCAAT
The nucleotide sequence above comes from Litoreibacter ponti. Encoded proteins:
- a CDS encoding RNA polymerase sigma factor, whose amino-acid sequence is MKSNDPRDELAEHIPAMRAFAMSLTRNSATADDMVQDTLVKAWTNIEKFQVGTNLRAWLFTILRNTFYSSRRKLKREVADVDGVFAEGLAEKPAHDGVLQLTDFKQAFTKLTDEQREALILVGAQGFSYEEAADMCGVKVGTIKSRVNRGRSALTEIMGLSDEDAMEITDAATMGVVTTQGTTAF
- a CDS encoding NepR family anti-sigma factor yields the protein MAPADKNSKRDEEIDENLKRVFRESLEEDVPDRFKDLLAQLKQQTEQQGSSNEK
- a CDS encoding response regulator, translated to MSEVSSQHDVTAEIGKALPYLRRYARALTGAQSSGDRYAAAALEAILEDRSMLDDVAPKIGLFRAFNKIWRSSGAPIEDSANDLEAKAQEHLAKLTTNTREALLLHTVEEFSFEESAQIMEVSAEEAAELVQIARNEMSKSASGRLMIIEDEALISVDLKAIANSMGHEVTGIARTHAQATELAAKDRPELILADIHLADNSSGIEAVNEIIKDMGEIPVVFITAYPERLLTGEKHEPAFLISKPYTEDQVRSAISQAMFFSSTETLRA